Within the Papaver somniferum cultivar HN1 unplaced genomic scaffold, ASM357369v1 unplaced-scaffold_22, whole genome shotgun sequence genome, the region CTGGAGCAAAAGCAGAAAGAAATGAAATCTTATCATGTGGAaaatacaagcaaaaaagaaGGGAACGCAAGTTTACTTCCTAAAATAATGAACACAATTGCAAGCATATTTCAAGGAAGATACGAAAAGGCGATAAATGAAGATCAACAAAAAATGGTAGCAAATGGGTAGTCGAGATCAAGAATAGTGGGAAAGAGAAAAACAATTCAATAATTgtggaggaaataataaaattaaaagacTTGATAACCAACCAGAAGGATATGGAGGACAAAAGCAGTACTTTAATCAAGGTCAAAGAGGCAATAAAGTAGTTTGGGAGCCGATAAAGATGTCGTATCTAAATGCTATAATAgaaaaaatatgggaagctataattttgatggaagaaatacCAGCGCCACCAAATGTGGGAAATGAGCCACCACCAGGGAGGAGAAGTAGAGAATTTTGTGCTTATCATCGCTTTTATGGTCATACAAAAAATAATTGTAGGGACGTAAATAAAATCATACTgcgaatgatagatcaaggaaagttAGATCACTTTCTGGTACAGCAACAGCAgaatctaccaccaccacctccagaaGGTCGCACACAAGGCACAGAGACAGGAATAAATACATATTTGATAGAGGTGGGTGCGACGGCGAAGAATCTATACTGTAATTCGATAATACATTCGTTCAAGAACATATAAGACTTTCATGATAATATCTTGAGCAGAGTTTACACAAGGGATAGTGATGCAAGAGAGATATTGAATCTTGCGAAAGTATCGCCCTTAAAAGATTGGCAAAAGAAACTTATTTCCTTCCATGTCGAAGAAATGCCTGGAGGTGGAGAACCGCACGAAAGTCCATTAGTGGTAAAGTTGGAAATCAATCCAAGAGCAAAAACTGATGAAGACGAAGAGGTAGACACAGATACATGGGCTATCAACAGAATACTAATAGATCCTGGAAGTTCGGTGAATATCTTATTTTACCACACATACAAAACCATGGGTGGTCGAGATGAAGAGCTTATTCCCTCTacttataagatatatggttttaatggcacAACTAATAAACCGAAGGGGGAGATAACTATGAGAATTCCTTTAGAAACCATATCATCTGAAGTGTTattctgtgttgttgatgtagaatcaccttacAATGCTTTGATTGGAAGACCATGGTTACATGGTATTCTAGGGGTACCTTctactttccaccaatgcatcaagttTCCTCTTCCTCAAGGCGTATGAGTAATAAGAGGAGATCCAAATGAAGGAAAAGCATGCCATGAGATTGACTTTGACAAATGTGAAGATCGCTCAAGCAAGAGTAGAAATTGGAAAAAACAGGTAAAAGAAAATCAACGTGGTGAAAGGTTGATGGTAGATGTTGtgaataaagaaaagaagataatACATAATTTTGTACATGCGATAACAACCGCATAAGAGAAAAGGCGCAAATTCCAAGAAGGAGATCTAGTGTTCAGCCAGAAACCTAGATATCAAAAAACTGGTAAAGGAAATATGGAAAACATATGGGAAGGCCCATATAAGATCAAAAGAATTGTTAACAATGGGATGTATGAGCTGATAGATGAGAAGGGGAATCCATCTGATGAATTATGGAATCGGGTTTACACAAAGAAATATGGATCATGCGAAAATGTGAATCAGTATATCCAATAACATATGCGAACTTAAAGAAGAATTGAAGGTGAAAAAAGCAAAATAGTTATCTCAGGTTATCAGTCAAGCgaataataaaagaaagatgatgtcAGAATTGTATTAAGCAAGAATATGAATGCAATTgaaaaatatcttttttatcataGTGATATTATAtgagaaaaagataaaaataagacCCCAATTAAGGCACCAGGAATAAAAGACCTGTGCAGAGGGCATAAGAAATTAAGTCTCCAATTAAGGAGCCTAGCTATCTGATTGTGGTGTGCACCTTAGTTCGCATATAGCAAGAGGAAACAATAATACCTAACGCGCGTCACAATTCGGATGTGAGTTATCATGGCTCAAGTGAAATCTACACCGGCCCTGGAGctcgagtcatggagatttgggatgAAATaaaaacccatccgggagaggagCCTATATCGAAAGATTAAGGTGACAAGGTCTCTCTTAAGGAGTGAAGAAAATCGATAAAGGCGCCGAGGtatacggttgagtcaagggtgcctggggcgtctggagcgtacctggccactcttgacaagtcttgcctatgatgcactcggtccgacgAAACCCCACATAGGTtgcggtcttgtaaccataagccatatcggtggagggataagaggccgCGAAAACAACTTATTGTTGTATTACTGGATgccctaacccggtaggggtactcctccttgaaggggcaatcagggggaatataaagacggcaccctccattagggagctgaattgtgccAAAAGACGCAAAATttatgaggctttttactcacgggagtgttaagacttgtcatatttgcgcAATAataaatcctgaagaggcaataatacaagaagatgataagGCGAAATCAATGGGTCACTACACGAAAGCGTAATGACgtcatgcgatttcgtcgcaGAGATATAATATCATATACTAGGcacaataagacctttaattaggaaggctaaATAAGACCTTATGATAAAAATCATATAAAAGTTAATAATCATTGTTTTgcaggatgaatataacttgcgAATATGGTCGCATGGTTATAAGATATAGAGAATTTTTCCCAAGAGAATTTGGGAATGCGAGGAACATAGCTGAGGCAAAGGTAAATTTGTAAGAGGACGAAAAGATATATAATATGTTAAATAATAACAAGGGAAAGAAGAATATGTACATTTATAACAAAGGAAAATATAATCTGGTATATAGCTTCATTCAATCATCTGTCGACGAATAACAGAGACAAGTATGGTAATGCAAACATTTTGAAGGGTCTTATTCGCCCCCACAAGATAGATTTACGCATAAGATATATAATTTGATATATAAATGGATGTTATCCCAAGTTAATCTCATTTGCTGGAAAATGAAGTTTTGATACAGGTATATAATAAGGAGAATATACAATAGAGGAGTACCAAATATCCAAAAAGATTACATTAACAAAGCAGTTTTCAGAAGTTAATGCGACAAGAGAAGAAAGATCTTCAAGAGCAAAGAAATTACTTTTTTCATGTGCTATCTTTGTTAATTTCATCAGTCTCAGAATCATCAGCTCCGGAttcattatcttcttcatcagtttcctcatattcttcatcttctttttcactatcagagatatcaaaagtTTCTTCATTAGGAGGAATATCAGTAACTTATACTTCGACAGAGGAATGCCATTCTCAGCACAGATATTTTTAATTGTTGCATCACGAATGCGAATAGCATCTTTGATATTATTTGAAATGGTGGTAACAAATTGTCTCTTCAGCCTGCGATATTTAGAAACACGTGAATAAACTTCGCCTCCAACTCCTGAATTTGACTGCGAAGGTCTTTTTCAACCACTGCAAAAGAAAAGTAAGAAGGTTAATATCACTTACAAAAGATTGATCAAGAAATAAAAAATGAGAATACATAATGAAATACCTTCTTTATtggaaataatatctttaatcaaaGAGGAATGATCAGACTCAAGGCTAACATTCACAGCTAAGTCATTCCTAGCATTATGTAAGACTCTCGCAGCCTAATCAAATTCGActtcgctttctatgagaagtcAAGAACGAATCATGTTTTCTTGTTCAACAAGTGCGTTCTTCTCTCTCAAAGCTCGATCTCGTTCCACTTGAACTTGAAGAACAGTTTCTTGGAATTTATATAAAGCTTTCGTACCATTAAGAGAGCAATTTGATCATTCTCAGTGATAAGAGTGTTAATTCTGTCTTGCAAagctttatttttctctttaatttctaAAAAACAACGTTTAAAATCGTTACTATTAGATAAGGCACTCTTATGGT harbors:
- the LOC113340611 gene encoding uncharacterized protein LOC113340611, translating into MPGGGEPHESPLVVKLEINPRAKTDEDEEVDTDTWAINRILIDPGSSVNILFYHTYKTMGGRDEELIPSTYKIYGFNGTTNKPKGEITMRIPLETISSEVLFCVVDVESPYNALIGRPWLHGILGVPSTFHQCIKFPLPQGV